GGCTTCGATCTCGGCCCAGCGCTTGCGCCCGGAGCGGCCGGTGAAGCCCTCCAGCCCGCCGCCGACCGTGCCCAGCACAGGGTTGCCGTTGAAGAACTTGCTGATGGCCGGCAGTTCACAGACCGAGCCGATCGAGGAGACCACCACCAGGATGCGGTGCACGGTCGCGACGGACTCTTCGGTCGGCTTTTCGGCGACCAGTTCGGGCAATCCGACGATGTCGTATTCACGGTCGTCGGCCGGCTGCAGCTTGTGGGCGTTGGCCGCCACCAGCTTGTCCCACGCCGGGTGGTCTGCCAGATCGTTGTCGGTGTTGGTGCGGACGAATGCCGCGAGGTCAGCGACCGATTCGAACGCGAAGAGGGCGTCACCCTCGCCGAGGAAGGCCTCCCACTCGTCGCCGGCATCACGCCAACGCGGAGCCCACAGTGTGTAGAGATCGCCCTTGGTCAGCCCGAGCCGGATCGGCACGATGTCAGCAGCCATGCGGCACAGCCTAATGGGGTGCTCTGGACGCCAGTCAGGTTGTCTCCGGTTCACGGCGGGTGCCACCTGGTGGTTCCGGCGACGCGATATCGCAGATATCTCTGACCTGCGGTGACACGATCTTGCGGCGTCGTGCTCGTGGTGCGGTGCGGAGTTGGCCGCTACAGCCAAGGTCTGTGGAACTCATCAGGCCGTCGGCCGCCAGAATCCCTGAAAGCCCTGACCGGCATTCGTCGTCCGAATGGGTGACAGCTTCACGGGATCGCCGGCCTCGATCATGGTGTTCTCTCCGACGATCATCGCCACGTGGCCGTCCCACACCGCCAGATCACCGGGGCGCAGCGTTGCTTGCGAGACCGCCTTACCGATGTCCTGTTCCTGGGCCAGTCGCGGAATATCCAGTCCCGCTTGGTGATAGGCCCACTGTGTCAGCCCGCTGCAGTCCAGCCCGACGCCTGGTGTGGTGCCGCCCCAGCGGTAGGGCACCCCCAGTTGGGTCAACGCGTGCCGCACGGCGCCGGCGGCTACCGCATTGGGTGCCACCGCCGTGGTGCCGTCGGGCAGCCGTACCGCCACACCGTCACCGAACATGCCCGGATCACGCAGGCCGACCGGGGCCGCGGACAAGTCGGCAGCGCCTCCCGAGAAGCCGCTTCCCGAGAAGGCGGCTCCCGAGAAACCGGCCCCGGATGATCCCGGCCCGGACAGCCCCGCCCCGGTGGGTGCGCCTCCCGAGAACCCGGCGCCCGAGAAGCCTGGGCTGGGCTGCAATCCTGGGCCGGTGACCGGCACGGTCACCGCACCGGCCTGGCGGTCCAGCTCGACCCGTAGCGCATCGACCACGGCAGACGCCTCGGCGATCGCGCGCCGCGCCTCGGCCTGCAGTTGCTGGGCGACTCCGGGCTCGTCGAGGTGTGGCGCCAGGGCCGCGGCGCGCTCCTCGAAGTGGTCGATGATGGCCTGCAGCCGTGACCTGGCCTCGGCCACCGCCGTGCCCGCGCGCCCGGCGGCGGCGCTGAGTGCCTGTGCATCCAGAGCGAGACCGGCCACCTCGGTGACGGTGGCGGCGGCGAATCCGGCCGCCGCGGTTGCGGCCGTGCCGGACCAATCGACGGCGGCACGCTGCCACGATTGGCTGAGCGCCGCCGCGATACCCGACAGTGCCGAATGGGCGGCATCCAGTGCCGCCACGGAGGGACCGGTTTCCGGCCGGCCGGTGCCCACCAGATCCCGCAACTCGTAGAGCGGCGCGGCCAGCGCAGCGGCGGATGCGGGCACGGCTACACCCGAGGCAACCGTGCAGCCGCTTGCTGACCGGCGACGTCGTAGCTCGAGGCGTTGGCACCGGCGTTCACGGCGCCCGCGCCGACTCGGACGCTCGCCGCCGTCACCGCATCGATGTGTGTGCCGACTGCCGCGTGGAGCGCGGTCATGAACCGTTCACCGATCGGGCCGAGGGCGCTTTCCGATGACGGCACCGACCGCAGCGCTGCGGCCACGGCGCCCAGCTCGGCGGCGTGTGCGTCGAAGGCGCCGCCGAGCGAGCGGACGGCCGCCATGTCGGCGTGCAGGGGTTCGGCGGTCATGTGGTTAGGACGCGCGTCGTCCCTGATCGGTTCCCGTCAATCGCCGGTTTCTACCTGAGGGCTGTTTCTACCGCAGGGGTCGCGACCCTGCAGTAGAAATCGGCGGGCAGGCGGGCAAGGCGCCAGGCGGGCTAGCGGGACGGGTCTCAGATGGCGGTGCCACCTCCGTCGGCGTGCAGTGTCGATCCGGTGATGAACGCCGCCCGAGGCGAACTCAGGAACAGCACCGCGTGGGCGATCTCCTCGGGCGTGGCCGTGCGGCCCAGCGGCAGGGCGCGGCCGAGTTCCTCGTTGGTGTCGCCCCATTGGGCCGCAACCCCTTCGGTGCGGGTCGGTCCCGGCGCCACGCTGTTGACGCGCACCCCGCCGGAACCGAATTCGGCGGCCCAGGTACGGGTCAGCGATTCGACGGCGGCCTTGGATGCGCTGTAGGTGGAGGCGCCGGGCACGCCTTTGGACGCGACCATCGAGGTGACGTTGACGATGCTGCCGCGGCCGCGCTCGAGCATGCCGCCGACCAACTGGGCGACCAGGAAGTAGGTGCCCCGCACATTGGTGTCGAAGGTCTGCTCGAAGGAGGCGACATCCTGGTCGACGGTCAGCGCACCGGGAAATGCCGCGGCGTTGTTGACCAGGATGTCGAGCTGATCGAAGTGTTGAGCCAGCCAGCGCACCGAGGCCAGGTCGGCGAGGTCGGCTCTGATGAACCGGACGTCACGGCCGAGCGCCGCCGCGGCATCGCGTCCCCGCTGTTCATCCCGCCCGGTGATGGTCACCGTCGCGCCCGCACGGGCCAGCAGGTCGGCGCAGGCCAGTCCGATGCCCGCCGTGCCCCCGGTGACCAGCGCGCGGTATCCTTCGAGCTCTGTCGACGCGTATTCCATTGTGTCCTCTCTCTTTTCAGGCGACATTGCGAATGTCGTCGTCGATCTCGGCCAACGCGGCGCGCAGGCGTTCGCGGCTGCGCGCGATACGCGACATCACGGTTCCCAGCGGGATGTCCATACGGGCTGCGGTTTCGGCATATGTCAAGCCCTCGATATCGGCGTAGTACAGCACCGTTCGGAAACCTTCCGGCAGTGTCAGCACCGCGTCTCGGATCCGGTCGTCGCAGAAAAGGTCGAGCGCCCGGTCCTCGGCAGAGCGTTCTGCGATCGCGGAATGGCCCGCGCTGCCCAGCATGTCGTTGTCGGTGAACTCGGCGACCGAGAATGTATCGGGCCGACGCTGCTTCATCCGGTGCGTGCTGATCCATCGGTTGTGCATGATGCGAAACAGCCAGGCCTGCAGGTTGGTTCCGGGCTCGAACCGATGGAAACCCGTGTAAGCGTTCATCAACGTGTCCTGCACCAGATCCTCGGCATCGGCCTGGCTGAGGGTCAGCCGCCGTGCGGTGCGCAGCAGCACGGTGTGGAACGGCATCGCCTCGCGCACGAACCGCGCCGCCAACACAGCGTCGGAGTCTGGGGCGGCTGCGGCTGTCGTCATGTCAGAACTCCGGGGTTTGGGGAAAGAGGCGAACGCCACCTCAGCCTGGATCGCCGCACCCCGTAGCGGACCCTTGACAATCCGTGGTCTCCGTAGTCCGTGGCGTGGGCGCCGCATAGGTCTGCGTGGGGCCGGTGGCGACCGCTAAGGTCAGCCCATGGATGTGCGCGTCGTCGACCACCCCCTCGCCGCCGCGCGGCTGACCACGCTGCGGGACGAGCGGACCGACAACGCGGGGTTCCGCGCGGCGCTGCGTGACCTGACGATGATGCTGATCTACGAGGCGACCCGGGACGCGCCCTGCGAGCAGATCGCCGTGCGCACCCCGGTGACCGATACCACCGGTTCGCGGCTGGCCAATCCACCTCTGCTGGTGCCGGTGTTGCGGGCCGGCCTCGGGATGGTCGACCAGGCGCACGCGTTGATTCCCGAGGCGCAGGTCGGCTTCGTCGGTATGGCGCGCGATGAGTCGACGCATCAGCCGACGCCCTACCTGGCATCGCTGCCCGACGACTTGAGCAGGCGGTCTGTCTTCGTTCTCGACCCGATGCTGGCCACCGGCGGATCGATGGCCTACACCCTCGGCCTGCTGAAGGAGCGCAAGGCCGAGGACATCACCGCGGTATGCGTGGTGTGCGCGCCGCAGGGGATCCAGGCGTTGGAGGAGGCCGCTCCCGACATCCGGCTGATCACCGCGACCATCGATGAGGGGCTCAACGAGATCGCCTACATCGTCCCGGGTCTCGGTGACGCCGGGGACAGGCAGTTCGGACCGCGCTAAGACTCGGCCGTCAGGTATGGCCGGGACAAGATCAGTGCCGCCGCGGTGACGAGGACGAGCACATAGACCGGCAGTAGATGGATGAAGGTCGTGTAACCGATCGCGTGGTGCACGGCCAGCGCCGGCAGAGTGCCCGTCACGAACCCGCTCAACAACGACCACCACACCCAGCGCTCGCCGCGCCGGAACCCCCACAACGCGATCAACACGATCGCCAGTCCTGAACCGATCAGGGCTCCGCCGAACCCGGCCCGGTCGTGGGCGATGAATCCGAGCAGTTGCGGGTCGGCGGCCCGCAGGGTGGCGCCATGAGTGTGCAGGTAGCCCAGATCGGTGCTGACGAACACGTCGGTCAGCCCGACGAACGAGATGGTCGCCCCGGCGACGGCGAGCCCGCCGCCCAGGCCGATGAACAGCAACTGACCCCACAGTGCGCGCCGGCGTTGCGACTCCGGACCGTCGGGCAGTGAACGCCATTGGGGCGGGTCGGGTTTGTTCCACACCGCGGCCAGCAGCATCGGGAACAGTGTCACGACCACGAGCGTGTGGAGAGGATCGACGAAACCCGTTCCGACGAAGTAGAACAGGGTGAGAAACGCGACCAGCCCCGAGAGCAGCAGGGCGGTCCGTGCCCATGCCAGGCCGCGTCTGATGCCGCCCCAGGACAATCCGGTGTACAGCGCGCCGAGACCGATCATGTTGCCCGCCATGCTGATCCGGTCATGCTGGATGAAGTGGACCAGGTTGCCGTTGATCTGACGCAGGTCATCAACACCCAGACCGAGATAGGAACGGTCATAGCTCAGCAATACCGGGCCCAGCGTGATGGCTGCGGCGCCGATCCCCGCCACGATCAAGCCGACCCCGGCCAGCACACCCCACAGCCAACCCGGCCAGCGAAACGGGTTGAGTCCGGCATCGGCGAGCCCCGGCGGCGGTGATGTCGGCGAGGCGGCCTCGATCACCCGGTTGAACCAGCCGGGCCCGCTGGCCAACAGCACGCTCGGCCTGGCCAGCACGACAGCGTCACGATCCTGTAGCGCCGCAACGGCGGCCGCCACGTCGGGATCGGACAGGTAGCGATCCTCATCGGCGGCGCCGATGACCACCTCGTCGACGTCAGCGGCAAGCAGGTCGGCCACCTCGGCGGAATCCACCCGGGCCACCACATGGCAGCGGCGGCCTGCGGCGGCCCGCCGGACGGTTTCGACGTCGGCGGCGGTCACCGGCGAGATTTCGATGATGCTCGCCCCTTGAACCGGTAACACCAGCACGGCGTCACGGGCCGCCGTGGGCGGGACCACTGCCCCGAAGCGGCCCAGCCACTCCGGCGGAACCGGCGGGTGGTCGAACACCCGCGGGATCCAACGGTGGCCACCTGCCTCGACCAGCGTGGCCAGAAACCGTAGCGCCCAGCGTTGGGTTCGACGTTCTCCGATGACCGCGGATGCGATTGGGCGCAGCGGCTGATAAGTCCAGTCCGGCATTGCGTTTCCGGCTACCCGAGTTTCCGGTTACCAGCGCGCGGCGGCGTCGGCAAGGACCTGGCTCAGCATCTTGGCGTGCGCCCGTGCCGAATCCAGGTCATCGGTCGGTGCACACCGAACTTCGGTGTAGGACTTGAGTTTCGGTTCGGTTCCCGACGGGCGCACCACGACCCGGACCGACGTGCCTGCGTCCTCGCCGGTGAAGATCAGCGCATCCGTGCGTTGCTGCCCGTCCCGCGCCAGCAGATCCTCGACAGTGACGGCGATGCCGGCTAGTTCGGTCGGAGGGGCCCCACGTAGGCGCGTCATGGCCGCTTCGGCGTCGTCGACCTGGCGGCTGACCGCTCCTGTCACGTGCACGCCGTGCACCTTGGCCAGTGCGTCCAGGGCATCGAGCATGGTGCGGCCCTGACCGCGCAGCGCAGCCACCAGGTCAGCGGCCAGAACGGCGGCGCTGATGCCGTCCTTGTCGCGGACCGAAGCCGGGTCGACACAATGCCCGATGGCCTCCTCGTACGCGTAGACCAGGGTGTTGCCCGGCGACTGGGCGCGGGCCAACCACTTGAACCCGGTGAGGGTTTCGGCGTGCTGGGCGTCGTGCGCTGCCGCGATGGCAGCCAGCATCCGCGAGGAAACCACGGTGCTGGCCACCAGGGCGGCTTCGCTGACCGGTCCGGGTTCGAACTGGGACAAGATGTAATCGCCCAACAGCCAGCCGGTTTCGTCGCCGGTGAGCATGCGCCAGCCGTCCGGTCCGGGCACCCCCACGGCGCAGCGGTCGGCGTCGGGGTCCAGGGCGATGGCGATTTCGGCGTCCACTTCGTCGGCCAGCGCGAGTAGTGCGTCGACCGCACCCGGTTCCTCGGGATTGGGGAAGCGGACCGTGGGAAAGTCGGGATCGGGGCTGAACTGCTCCTCGACCACATGCACGTCGTCGAATCCGGCCAGGGCCAGCGCATCAAGCGCGTACTCGCCACCGACTCCGTGCAGGGGTGTCAGTGCCACCCGTACGGATCCGGAGCTGCGGCGGACCCGGGCCGCGCGCTCCGTGTAGTGGTGGATCTGTCCGAGACCGCCGGTTTGCACTGGCGCCCTGCGTATCTCGTCGGCATGTGGAGCCCGGGCCATCGCGGCCTCTATTTCCCGGTCGACAGGGGAGATGATCTGCACCCCGCCGTCGAGAAACACCTTGTAGCCGTTGTCTGTCGGGGGGTTGTGCGACGCGGTGATCTGGACGCCGGCCGCCGCGGGCAAGTGCCGGACGGTGTAGGCGGTCACCGGCGTCGGGACGGCCGCGACCATCAGCAGCACGTTGAAGCCCTCGGCCGCAAGGACTTCAGCGGTCGCCAGGGCGAATTCGTCGGAGCTGTGTCGAGCGTCGCGACCCACCACCACGTGGTACCCGCCCAGGCCACGATCCTTGAGTACCTGAGCCAGTGCCCAGGTGGCGCGGACGACGACGGCGAGGTTCATCGCATCGGGGCCGCCTCGCAACGGTCCGCGGAGACCGGCGGTACCGAATCTCAGCGGATTGCTGAACCGGCGGTCGAGTTCTTCGGGACTGCAGGCGGATAATTCGGCTGCGGTCTGCGGGTCGGGGTCATGCGCGATCCATTCGGCGGCGGCGGTCGCGATGGTGGTCATGACCCAAGTGTGCCCGTAGCGGCGCCCGAGTACGCCAGCTTGCGCAGGACCGGCGCGCCGATGAGGCGGCTCAGCGCCGGTTCAGCCCGGACAACCGCCAGGCCAGAGCTCGGCGAACGGCGGGCAGCTTGCCGGCCAGGCGCATGATGCGGTTGCGGACGGGACGGCGCCGGGCCGACGCGGTGGCGAGTTCGGTCAACTTCCCCGTCATCGACACGACCCCCCGCGCGGTCTGGCGCCGGGTAGCGGCGTAATCGTCGAGCAGCGCCTCGTCGCCTCCGGCGTCCAGCACCTGCGAGAGTCGCTCACCCAGGACCACGGCATCCTCGATCCCGAGGTTCATGCCCTGTCCGCCGGCGGGCGAGTGCACGTGGGCGGCGTCGCCCGCCAGCAGGATCCGGTCGGCGCGGAACGCGTCGGCAACGCGGTGGTGCACGCGAAACCTGGAACCCCAGACGATCTCTTCGACCACTGCCGGCCGTGCTTCCGGGCCCCGTTCGTCCAGCAGTGATTGCACGAACGCGATGTCTGGGTGCTGCGGCGCCTCGTTCACCGTGGCGACGATGCGGTACATCCCGTCGGGCAACGGTGCGACCACGACCAGCCCGGCGGGGGAGAAGTACAGGATCACCTCGTCGGCGGGCACACCACCGGACAGCCGGACATCGGCGAGTGCGAACGATTCGCCATACGTGCCGCCGGTGAACGCGATACCGGCCTGGTCGCGGACCGTGCTGTGCATACCGTCGGCCCCGATCAGGTACCTGGCCCGGATCTGCTGCCCGTCGGCGAACGTGGCGATCGCGCGGTCGGCGGACTGCTGTATCCCGATGACCGACGCTGGACGGATGACCTTGCCACCCAGCTCCTCCAGTCGCCCGAGCAGGAACGCCTCGGTGTCGGACTGCGAAATCATCAGCGTGTACGGGTAGCGGGTCGGCAGTTGGCTGAACGGCACCGCGATCAGCAGATCGTCGCGGTCGCGGATGGTGAAGGTCGGAGTGTGGACCCCTCGCGCGACCAAGTCACCGACCACGCCGTAGGGCTCCAGCAGTTCCAGGGTGTGCGGGTGGATCACGGCGGCGCGCGAGGTGTTGGCGCCCTCGGCCTGGCGGTCGACCACGGTCACATCGTGGCCGTGCTGGATGAGAACGATGGCGGCGGTCAGGCCGACGGGCCCGGCTCCGACGATCAGCACGTCGGTAGTGGTGGTCTGCATCTTCATCTCCTTTGTCAACAACCGTTGGTCAACAACTGTTGACTTGAAGGTAGGCCGGTCTGTAGCCAAAGTCAACGGTTGTTGGCCTACACTTGTTGGCATGCGTCGACCGGCAGCTGAGACCAAGTCCGTCATCCTCGCCGCGGCCCGCGAGCGATTCGCCGCCGACGGCTACGAGCGGGCCACCATCCGGGCCATCGCCGCCGATGCCGCGATCGACCCGTCGATGGTGATGCGGTACTACGGCAACAAGGAGCGGCTGTTCGCCGCGGCGGCCGAATTCGACCTGGAGCTACCCGATCTGACCCAGGTGCCCCGCGCCCAGATCGGCGCCGCGCTGGCCGCGCACTTTCTGGAACGCTGGGAGCGCGACGAAGCGTTGTTGATCCTGTTGCGCGCCGGCGTCACCAACGAGGCAGTCGCGGAACGGATGCGCACGATCTTCGCCGGTCAGCTCGCCCCGGCGGTCGCGGAAACGACGGGCAACGCTCCCGACACCCCGCAACGCGCCAGCCTCGCGGCGTCGCAGGTGCTGGGCATGGCGTTGTGCCGCTACGTACTGGAATTCCCGCCCCTGGTCACCATGTCTCGCCAGGAGGTTGTCGACTGGATCGGACCCACACTGCAGCGGTATCTCGTCGGCTAGATCTGTCTGATCACCGAAGCCAGCAGGGAACCCATCCGGGTGGCCGACTGACGCCCGGCCTCGAGGACCTCGGCGTGGCTGAGCGGCTCGCCCGTCATCCCGGCGGCCAGGTTGGTCACCATCGAGATGCCCAGTACCTGCAGGCCGGCGGCCCGAGCGGCGATCGTCTCGTGCACCGTGGACATGCCGACCAGATCGGCTCCCAGGGTGCGCAGCATCCGGATCTCGGCGGGGGTCTCGTAATGCGGACCGGGCAACCCGGCGTATACGCCCTCGGCCAAGGTCGGCTCGATCTCGCGAGCCAGCGCTCGAAGTGCGGGGGAGTACGCATCGACCAGGTCCACGAACTGCGCGCCGACCAGCGGTGACCGACCCGTGAGGTTGAGATGGTCGCTGATCAGCACCGGCTGGCCCACCTGGTACTCGCCCTGCAGCCCGCCGGCGGCGTTGGTCAGCACCACGGTCGATACGCCAGTGGCCGCGGCAGTCCGGACGGGATGCACCACGTGCTGCAGATCGTGGCCTTCATAGGCGTGGATACGCCCGGCCAGCACCAGCACCCGGTGACTGCCGAGGCGCACCGAGTGCACCAGGCCGCCGTGGCCGGTGGCGGTCGGCGGGGTGAAGCCGGGCAGATCGGCCATCGGCACCGTAGCCACCGGATCGCCCAGCTCGGCCACCGCCGGAGCCCAGCCCGAACCGAGCACCACCGCGACATCGTGGCGTTCGACGCCGGTTCGTTCGGCG
The window above is part of the Mycolicibacterium fortuitum subsp. fortuitum genome. Proteins encoded here:
- a CDS encoding FAD-dependent oxidoreductase, whose protein sequence is MKMQTTTTDVLIVGAGPVGLTAAIVLIQHGHDVTVVDRQAEGANTSRAAVIHPHTLELLEPYGVVGDLVARGVHTPTFTIRDRDDLLIAVPFSQLPTRYPYTLMISQSDTEAFLLGRLEELGGKVIRPASVIGIQQSADRAIATFADGQQIRARYLIGADGMHSTVRDQAGIAFTGGTYGESFALADVRLSGGVPADEVILYFSPAGLVVVAPLPDGMYRIVATVNEAPQHPDIAFVQSLLDERGPEARPAVVEEIVWGSRFRVHHRVADAFRADRILLAGDAAHVHSPAGGQGMNLGIEDAVVLGERLSQVLDAGGDEALLDDYAATRRQTARGVVSMTGKLTELATASARRRPVRNRIMRLAGKLPAVRRALAWRLSGLNRR
- a CDS encoding TetR family transcriptional regulator, whose amino-acid sequence is MRRPAAETKSVILAAARERFAADGYERATIRAIAADAAIDPSMVMRYYGNKERLFAAAAEFDLELPDLTQVPRAQIGAALAAHFLERWERDEALLILLRAGVTNEAVAERMRTIFAGQLAPAVAETTGNAPDTPQRASLAASQVLGMALCRYVLEFPPLVTMSRQEVVDWIGPTLQRYLVG
- the upp gene encoding uracil phosphoribosyltransferase, with product MDVRVVDHPLAAARLTTLRDERTDNAGFRAALRDLTMMLIYEATRDAPCEQIAVRTPVTDTTGSRLANPPLLVPVLRAGLGMVDQAHALIPEAQVGFVGMARDESTHQPTPYLASLPDDLSRRSVFVLDPMLATGGSMAYTLGLLKERKAEDITAVCVVCAPQGIQALEEAAPDIRLITATIDEGLNEIAYIVPGLGDAGDRQFGPR
- a CDS encoding phospho-sugar mutase — encoded protein: MTTIATAAAEWIAHDPDPQTAAELSACSPEELDRRFSNPLRFGTAGLRGPLRGGPDAMNLAVVVRATWALAQVLKDRGLGGYHVVVGRDARHSSDEFALATAEVLAAEGFNVLLMVAAVPTPVTAYTVRHLPAAAGVQITASHNPPTDNGYKVFLDGGVQIISPVDREIEAAMARAPHADEIRRAPVQTGGLGQIHHYTERAARVRRSSGSVRVALTPLHGVGGEYALDALALAGFDDVHVVEEQFSPDPDFPTVRFPNPEEPGAVDALLALADEVDAEIAIALDPDADRCAVGVPGPDGWRMLTGDETGWLLGDYILSQFEPGPVSEAALVASTVVSSRMLAAIAAAHDAQHAETLTGFKWLARAQSPGNTLVYAYEEAIGHCVDPASVRDKDGISAAVLAADLVAALRGQGRTMLDALDALAKVHGVHVTGAVSRQVDDAEAAMTRLRGAPPTELAGIAVTVEDLLARDGQQRTDALIFTGEDAGTSVRVVVRPSGTEPKLKSYTEVRCAPTDDLDSARAHAKMLSQVLADAAARW
- a CDS encoding purine-nucleoside phosphorylase; this encodes MTDPQASSQAAAAIAERTGVERHDVAVVLGSGWAPAVAELGDPVATVPMADLPGFTPPTATGHGGLVHSVRLGSHRVLVLAGRIHAYEGHDLQHVVHPVRTAAATGVSTVVLTNAAGGLQGEYQVGQPVLISDHLNLTGRSPLVGAQFVDLVDAYSPALRALAREIEPTLAEGVYAGLPGPHYETPAEIRMLRTLGADLVGMSTVHETIAARAAGLQVLGISMVTNLAAGMTGEPLSHAEVLEAGRQSATRMGSLLASVIRQI
- a CDS encoding sigma-70 family RNA polymerase sigma factor; translated protein: MTTAAAAPDSDAVLAARFVREAMPFHTVLLRTARRLTLSQADAEDLVQDTLMNAYTGFHRFEPGTNLQAWLFRIMHNRWISTHRMKQRRPDTFSVAEFTDNDMLGSAGHSAIAERSAEDRALDLFCDDRIRDAVLTLPEGFRTVLYYADIEGLTYAETAARMDIPLGTVMSRIARSRERLRAALAEIDDDIRNVA
- a CDS encoding C40 family peptidase, with amino-acid sequence MPASAAALAAPLYELRDLVGTGRPETGPSVAALDAAHSALSGIAAALSQSWQRAAVDWSGTAATAAAGFAAATVTEVAGLALDAQALSAAAGRAGTAVAEARSRLQAIIDHFEERAAALAPHLDEPGVAQQLQAEARRAIAEASAVVDALRVELDRQAGAVTVPVTGPGLQPSPGFSGAGFSGGAPTGAGLSGPGSSGAGFSGAAFSGSGFSGGAADLSAAPVGLRDPGMFGDGVAVRLPDGTTAVAPNAVAAGAVRHALTQLGVPYRWGGTTPGVGLDCSGLTQWAYHQAGLDIPRLAQEQDIGKAVSQATLRPGDLAVWDGHVAMIVGENTMIEAGDPVKLSPIRTTNAGQGFQGFWRPTA
- a CDS encoding SDR family NAD(P)-dependent oxidoreductase — protein: MEYASTELEGYRALVTGGTAGIGLACADLLARAGATVTITGRDEQRGRDAAAALGRDVRFIRADLADLASVRWLAQHFDQLDILVNNAAAFPGALTVDQDVASFEQTFDTNVRGTYFLVAQLVGGMLERGRGSIVNVTSMVASKGVPGASTYSASKAAVESLTRTWAAEFGSGGVRVNSVAPGPTRTEGVAAQWGDTNEELGRALPLGRTATPEEIAHAVLFLSSPRAAFITGSTLHADGGGTAI